A region of the Pseudoprevotella muciniphila genome:
ATAGACGAAGCACCGAGCAATCCGAACAATGAGCCGGCGGAAGTGTTCCCCGTGCCTTCGGAGCGCCAGATGAAATGGCAGGAGACTGAATTCTATGCCTTCTTCCATTACGGCATGAACACCTACACCGGTCTGGAATGGGGCAATGGTGACGAGAACGTCAACCTCTTTGCACCCACGCAGATGCCCGACCCTGAACAGTGGCTCCGCCTTTGCAAGAAAGCAGAGATGAAAGGCGGTATCGCAGTAGTGAAGCACCATGACGGTTTCTGCTTGTGGCCAACAGAGACGACGGATCACCACTGTCAGAACTCATCCAATGCCTACGCCAAGCAAACCAACATTCCGGAGGCTTTCGTAAGGGCAGCAAAGAAACTGGACATGAAGTATGGCTTCTACATATCGCCGTGGGACAGGAACAGTGCCTACTACGGCACTGATGAATACGTAACAAAGGTATTCCTCAAGCAGTGTTTCGAACTCTCACAGTACGGCACCGACCAGTTTGAAATGTGGTTCGACGGCGCCAACGGAGGTACCGGTTATTATGGAGGTGCGTATGAGAACCGTTCCATCGACGAAAGCTACTATTACGACATCCCCAACTTGCGCGACTCTGTACACAAAGTTTGCCCGGACATCATCCTTTGGGGCGTGGGCGGAGAAGCACGCTGGTGCGGTACGGAATCAGGCTACACCAACGAAACCACGTGGTCCATGGGCTCCGGACTTAGCGGAAGCGAGACCGCATGGCAGTGGAAGCCCAGCGAAAGCGATGCCAAAGCCACAAGCGGCGGTTGGTTCTGGCATGACGGCGAAACCACCAAGAACTCCGAGACGCTCTTCGACATGTATCTCAAGACCGTGGGACGGAACGCCACACTCATCCTCAACTTCCCACCCGACATGTCCGGACGTCTCACTGATGCCGACTCCGTGCAACTCTGCGATTTGGGCGAAAAACTCAGAACGCGCTTCGGCACCGACCTCGCTAAGACAGCCACCGTCACGGCAAACGTTACACGCACAGGCGGCAACTACGCTGCAAGCAACCTTATAGACGGCGACAAGAACACCTATTGGGCAACCAACGACGGCCAGAAGGCGGCTACCATTACCCTCACCTGGGATCAGCCGCAGAACGTGCACTACGTAACCCTTCAGGAGTACATCCGCAAGGGACAGCGCGTGAAAGGTTTCACCATAGAAACCACAGCCGACGGCACCACATGGACACAGCGTGCGTCGAACATACAGACCACGACCATCGGTTATAAGAGAATTATCCCACTCAATGGCAGCACATCGAACAGTTACGATAATGGTTTCAATGTGAAGGGAATACGTATCAAGATCACTGACAGCCGCGCATGCCCGCTGCTGCATACGGTATCGGTATATTAACCTTAAAAAATGAACAAAGTCATGAAACTCAAGAAATATACCCTCATCGCAGCATTGGCTCTGCCTATGGCTGCCGCAGCACAGACAGCAAGCGTAACCTTCGACACAGACGACTACAAGGCCGTCAGCGTTTACGACTCATGGGAAAACTCACCCTTCCGCAGCGGTACACTGAAAGGCAACATCGCCGTTATCGACAACCACCTCAACCAAGTGGACTCTGTCATCGGCGAAGCACCAAACCCCACAGAGAAAATACTTGCCATACAGCGTTCACGCTTCGGATCGAACCAGTTCGGTGCACGCATCGACCTGAAGACCCCCTTTTCGCTCTCACCCACCATACAGTATGTGCACGTACTCATCAACCGCCCCATTGAGGGCCGCGTGATGCTCATGGGACTTGGAAAGCACCGTGAACCGGAGTGGGCTGGTCAAAGTCCTGAAACCGAGCAGTTCTGGGAAATATCAACCACTACGATAAAAGCAAACAGATGGACCGATGCCGTATTCGGCATCAAGGGTGTATCGGGTGTGGACATCTACAGCCTCGTAGTTGTGCCGGAATGCGAATCGCCGCACGAACACAAGCGGGACTTCGTGGCATACATCGATCAGATTGTGGTGAACACAAGTTCTGCTCCACTTATACAGTATGACGACTATCCCACCAACTTTGACAAGGAAAGTACCAAAGCCACACGTTCCGACCGAGGTATCAAGACGGTATCGTTGGGTGGTAAGACTGTAACCGTATCGTCCGACCCAACGAGCGGCGACCCCGTTTACCGCGACATGATGGCAAACACCTTCCCCGTCAAGGCCGGACAGACAGTAACAGGTGCTATTACCATCGAAGGCACATGGATGAACAGTTTCCTCTACATTGACTACGGACAGGACGGCAAGTTCTCTTACGACATCAACGAAGACGGCACTCCTGCAGAAGGCAGCGACCTGATGACATACTCCAACTACCAGGGAAAGAACAGCCGTGGTTTGACAAATTCGAGTGCCAACACCATCGCGATGCCATCGTTCAACATCCCCGAAGGCACACCCAAAGGTTTCTACCGCATGCGCTTCAAGGACGACTGGAACGACATTGACCCGGGTGGTGCATCTTCCATCGTGTCTAATGGTGGCGGTATAGTTGATGTACGACTCAATGTGCACGAAGACGAAGTTTCTGTTAAGGAAGACAACCGCAACGGCGAAGTGCTCTCCGGCGATGGCAGTGCACTCATGACAACCACACCGTTCGGAAGGGCATTTACCGTTAAACTCAATCCTGAAAACGGCTTTGCATACAACGGCATGCGTGTGCGCCACGGTTACAACCTCGACGGCGACAGCCTCATACACAGCACACCGCAGTATGTGGACCACTATGTATGGAGCAAGAATTTCGATGAAAACGACTGCTACACCATTCCTGCAGAATGGGTGGACGGCGACATCGTGATTGAAGGTCTTTTCGTGGAAAAGGGCACGGAAATCACTTACGACTATCCGCTCAACATCGAAGATGACGCCACAATGAGCCGCTCCGAC
Encoded here:
- a CDS encoding alpha-L-fucosidase yields the protein MKKITIIFALGLFVLPSALFGQLEMIDEAPSNPNNEPAEVFPVPSERQMKWQETEFYAFFHYGMNTYTGLEWGNGDENVNLFAPTQMPDPEQWLRLCKKAEMKGGIAVVKHHDGFCLWPTETTDHHCQNSSNAYAKQTNIPEAFVRAAKKLDMKYGFYISPWDRNSAYYGTDEYVTKVFLKQCFELSQYGTDQFEMWFDGANGGTGYYGGAYENRSIDESYYYDIPNLRDSVHKVCPDIILWGVGGEARWCGTESGYTNETTWSMGSGLSGSETAWQWKPSESDAKATSGGWFWHDGETTKNSETLFDMYLKTVGRNATLILNFPPDMSGRLTDADSVQLCDLGEKLRTRFGTDLAKTATVTANVTRTGGNYAASNLIDGDKNTYWATNDGQKAATITLTWDQPQNVHYVTLQEYIRKGQRVKGFTIETTADGTTWTQRASNIQTTTIGYKRIIPLNGSTSNSYDNGFNVKGIRIKITDSRACPLLHTVSVY